From the genome of Impatiens glandulifera chromosome 9, dImpGla2.1, whole genome shotgun sequence, one region includes:
- the LOC124914376 gene encoding transmembrane protein 53, giving the protein MSSFSGLQRPVFAAAAVAVASVSAELHEKFRFSGDVLSSKELSSISKMSEANETSWVSHISVSKFTDLSFVSKIRIPVPEIRQPTGNARQYLVSNVCWKTMSASPCSLVNSYQSAELAKSAKPTAVGNTILKFTPSSEVLYRWHLPEINAVHISGNSDCLQEKSKTVVVLLGWLGSKQKHLSKYAEWYTDKGFHVITFTFPMAEILSYKVGGKAEEQVELLTKHLVEWLEEEHEKNIVFHTFSNTGWLTYGVILEKLQNIDVSLMGRIKGCIVDSAPVASPDPQVWASGFSAALLKKNSVATKGSTNSNVDVNPRTVSETKPAISEAALLLVLEKFFNVVLNLPTIHRRLLDVMGRLSSQQPSCPQLYIYSSADRVIPVRSVEMFIEEQRKTGHEVRACNFISTPHVDHFRNNPILYTSQLTQFFDDCVLDCCNNNKRTS; this is encoded by the exons ATGAGTTCCTTTTCTGGTCTCCAAAGGCCAGTGTTTGCAGCTGCAGCTGTTGCAGTAGCATCTGTTTCTGCTGAGCTTCATGAGAAGTTTAGGTTTTCGGGTGATGTTCTCTCTTCAAAAGAATTGAGTTCAATTTCCAAGATGTCGGAAGCCAATGAGACTTCATGGGTGTCTCACATATCCGTTTCAAAGTTTACAGATTTATCATTCGTGTCCAAAATTCGTATCCCTGTTCCTGAAATTAGACAACCCACTGGGAATGCACGTCAGTATTTGGTTTCTAATGTTTGTTGGAAAACTATGTCAGCATCTCCATGCAGTCTTGTCAACTCTTATCAATCTGCAGAGTTAGCAAAATCTGCAAAACCAACTGCTGTAGGGAATACTATTCTCAAATTTACACCATCATCAGAAGTTCTCTACAGATGGCATCTACCGGAAATTAATGCAGTTCATATCTCTGGGAATTCTGACTGCCTTCAAGAAAAGTCCAAGACTGTTGTTGTTTTGCTTGGATGGCTAGGCTCGAAGCAGAAACATCTTAGCAAATATGCTGAGTGGTATACTGACAAAGGGTTTCACGTCATTACATTCACTTTTCCAATGGCTGAAATTCTCAGTTATAAGGTTGGTGGGAAAGCAGAAGAGCAAGTTGAACTGCTTACTAAACATCTTGTGGAATGGCTGGAAGAGGAgcatgaaaaaaatatagtttttcaTACTTTTAGCAACACAGGGTGGTTGAC GTATGGAGTTATTCTTGAAAAGTTACAAAATATTGATGTCTCTCTAATGGGAAGGATCAAGGGTTGTATTGTAGATTCTGCTCCTGTAGCATCCCCTGATCCAcag GTCTGGGCTTCTGGCTTTTCGGCTGcacttttaaaaaagaatagtGTCGCCACTAAAGGATCCACAAACTCAAACGTGGATGTCAATCCCAGAACAGTCTCTGAAACCAAACCCGCAATTTCAGAGGCAGCATTGTTACTGGTATTGGAGAAGTTCTTCAACGTTGTCTTGAATCTTCCTACAATTCATAG GAGACTTTTGGATGTGATGGGTCGGTTATCATCCCAACAACCGAGCTGCCCACAGTTATACATCTACAGCTCTGCAGACAGAGTTATTCCTGTAAGATCAGTAGAAATGTTTATAGAAGAACAACGCAAAACCGGGCATGAAGTGAGAGCTTGCAATTTCATCTCGACACCCCATGTTGATCATTTCAGAAATAATCCAATTCTTTACACTTCGCAGCTAACCCAATTCTTCGACGATTGTGTGCTTGACTGTTGCAACAACAATAAGCGCACTTcgtaa
- the LOC124915775 gene encoding uncharacterized protein LOC124915775, translating to MANDNFKFSLRSIVEKNKLNGTNFLDWERNLRIILRSEGPEDALATPIPIVTETSSDEKKANTIRLKNEALPITCLKLAAMELELQKRFLNFDAYTIISELKTLFQDQTRIERYETHKAILNSKLVKGKHVSPHVISLTGLFKRVGNLGTPYDQELATDIVLRSLHDGFTPFKMQYHMNGLKYDLNELHNLLKNVEVNMIDDKRKEVLNVNNGKGFKKVAKKRNNNQGKDKQVVIPNGGGKLRVASDHDVFSAKPRDTRKETVPST from the coding sequence ATGGCAAACGATAATTTTAAGTTCTCTCTAcgctcaattgttgagaaaaacaagctcAATGGAACGAACTTCCTTGATTGGGAAAGGAATCTGAGAATCATTCTCAGGTCTGAGGGACCTGAGGACGCCCTTGCAACCCCTATCCCGATAGTGACAGAAACATCATCTGATGAGAAGAAGGCAAACACAATTCGGCTGAAAAACGAAGCATTGCCTATCACTTGCTTAAAACTTGCCGCAATGGAACTTGAATTGCAAAAGaggtttttaaattttgatgcCTATACCATCATAAGTGAACTGAAAACATTGTTTCAAGATCAGACAAGGATAGAACGATATGAGACTCACAAGGCTATACTTAATAGCAAACTTGTAAAGGGAAAACATGTGAGTCCTCATGTAATTAGTCTTACTGGACTATTCAAGAGGGTGGGAAATTTGGGAACCCCATATGACCAAGAGTTGGCCACTGATATTGTTCTTAGATCCTTACATGATGGTTTTACACCATTCAAAAtgcaataccatatgaatggtCTAAAGTATGATTTGAATGAGCTCCATAACTTGCTTAAAAATGTTGAAGTCAATATGATTGATGACAAGAGGAAGGAAGTTCTGAATGTCAACAATGGGAAGGGTTTCAAGAAGGTGGCCAAGAAAAGGAATAATAACCAAGGGAAAGACAAACAAGTTGTCATACCCAATGGTGGTGGGAAGCTAAGGGTAGCCTCTGATCATGATGTTTTTTCTGCAAAGCCAAGGGACACTAGAAAAGAAACTGTCCCAAGTAcctag